A window of Taeniopygia guttata chromosome 14, bTaeGut7.mat, whole genome shotgun sequence contains these coding sequences:
- the PALB2 gene encoding partner and localizer of BRCA2 isoform X2, with product MFFLDRTLGVLYTCDIFPPGSRDNTSPSADRGEPSQLQTKTCCDADTEKTTSVTVKHVPELSSDEVSPQDSPRAESFQNSQEHVCCGIIRPVPVEKEPQTSRGMMKLRRRTKALESKERELVHDVHLISAGEVMKNQTTSAEELQSPVFRHSSISYTEEPAQRAAGAVLVQGEGNSFTPDAASGLVQDVFESSVIAGEPELSPHALRDSRDIWQPESLGAVATPDRHEPCSQHGDSVLLDPRGDGGEESPSIIKQPEGQSLCEDQGQLRGLLDLMSENEILPDSRNNTITEESKTHEGHQSDTNTLNSCPADKALDAAEELLESRQLEIEPRLSRADQALAPEGTLSSCTVVEGLLFPVEYYVRTTRRMSSCQRKVDLDAVILGQLGRSKKGQRSKCKQKDANPNQSLQERNGDLEPGAGPFPFLGVENDQANSSSSQKSLPASSSSSTSLESISQQSIASTRQEQRQSQRKQKGRRKSACKAPMHPVSQELIESQDPTMANESSTLLSNENQSEKKNCDASLERSSSDERRLSDAAALGSAGTGVTGATRAAGPDPPAGGSQVPGKCHQAPLERVQNPLHSSDSPSPGSATCASHVGDVEANAPVCQGENHPVRRVKRQRGAEQLPGVSVPLRRSLRCSARRRPQAGSTDDSSRGCSSPMGSQGAAALGLPAVDTCGSLFSFRSLQWLVPKLGIRDFHLPNEEFGVLKLEKLKPSPVNDLKDFVSGDGVAPEDTPDAQMKPKEKSLRSNLLLPSKTGLPELPCTESLTSKKELSTHELLFTPMGTVLAEVSTHPDISSSILPFVGATPGVLPSLHTEVFPDTPSVPALPVTSASPRGAAALVLGDVTHRDPAVPLHPDSCAAGAARNQEEQGTTLPSAAERGPEKESDETVSLEKHQQPENKEQESCRASPEQRRDVAEPLTPVLPDGPREESLQFVSELKDPSCSVDVSAVWWAAAGGRELRVVTASESAVSLWEPRAPCCWARVHTWRLPEIPVIQIVPLPDTCNLVCVALGELEIGEIRLLLYSSETDSFKHSLVKTGNIKAVVGLKDWRLVSSSRTMQEQQVEMVSLSETGGSKDRQTLMPPEETVTAFAEVEGMREALVGTTAGNSIVVWNLKTGQLLRNMHVGYSYPAFICHRAYSDSGLLFVVLSHPHAKESESCGSPAFRVVAFNPRTGRSAGVMFSCVPPGPAGRYLEGDVWDTAGAAVLTSGAVAVWDLLRGRCTAVLPPGPAGHWALARWAAGGAVLLAGRRDGTVQLYRYQPPQPGAA from the exons ATGTTTTTCTTGGACAGGACTTTAGGAGTACTTTACACGTGTGACATTTTTCCCCCAGGTTCTAGAGATAACACATCTCCTAGTGCTGACAGAGGTGAGCCCTCTCAGTTACAGACTAAAACCTGCTGTGATGCTGACACGGAGAAGACAACATCTGTCACAGTTAAGCATGTTCCAGAACTCTCCAGTGATGAAGTTAGCCCACAGGACAGCCCTCGGGCAGAAAGCTTTCAGAACAGCCAGGAACACGTGTGCTGTGGGATCATCAGGCCTGTCCCTGTGGAGAAAGAGCCTCAAACCTCCCGAGGCATGATGAAGCTGCGGAGACGGACGAAGGCTCTGGAATCAAAGGAAAGGGAATTGGTGCATGATGTGCATCTAATCAGTGCTGGTGAAGTGATGAAAAATCAAACTACCAGTGCAGAGGAGCTTCAGTCACCAGTGTTCAGGCACAGCAGCATCTCGTACACTGAGGAACCTGCTCAAAGGGCAGCTGGGGCAGTGCTTGTGCAGGGAGAAGGAAATAGTTTCACTCCTGATGCAGCATCAGGGCTTGTACAGGATGTGTTTGAGAGCAGCGTCATTGCAGGAGAGCCTGAGCTGTCCCCACATGCgctgagggacagcagggacatctGGCAGCCCGAGTCCTTGGGGGCTGTGGCCACACCTGACAGACATGAGCCGTGTTCACAGCATGGAGACTCTGTTTTACTTGACCCCAGAGGTGATGGCGGAGAAGAATCCCCCAGTATAATAAAACAGCCAGAGGGTCAGAGTCTGTGTGAAGATCAGGGACAATTACGTGGGCTCCTGGATTTAAtgtcagaaaatgaaatattgcctGACAGCAGAAATAACACCATAACCGAGGAGAGCAAAACCCATGAAGGACATCAAAGTGACACCAATACATTAAATTCCTGTCCTGCAGATAAAGCTCTGGACGCTGCTGAAGAACTGCTGGAGAGTCGACAGCTTGAAATTGAGCCCAGGCTGTCTCGTGCTGACCAGGCGTTGGCTCCCGAGGGCACGCTGAGCTCTTGCACAGTGGTTGAAGGGCTGCTCTTCCCCGTCGAGTACTACGTCCGGACAACTCGCCGCATGTCCAGTTGCCAGAGGAAGGTGGACCTGGATGCTGTAATCCTcggccagctgggcaggagcaagAAAGGTCAGCGGAGTAAATGCAAGCAGAAAGATGCAAACCCCAATCAGTCCTTGCAAGAGAGAAACGGTGATCTGGAGCCCGGGGCTGGgcccttcccttttcttgggGTAGAAAACGATCAAGCAAACTCAAGTAGTTCTCAGAAATCTCTTCCTgcatccagcagcagcagcacttctcTTGAATCCATTTCTCAGCAAAGCATCGCTAGCACAAGGCAAGAGCAGAGACAATCCCAGAGGAAacagaagggaagaagaaagtcTGCCTGCAAAGCCCCCATGCATCCAGTGTCACAAGAGCTTATAGAGAGTCAGGATCCCACAATGGCCAATGAAAGCAGTACTCTGCTGTCAAATGAGAACCagagtgaaaagaaaaactgtgaTGCTAGCCTTGAAAGGTCATCCTCAGATGAGAGGAGGTTGTctgatgctgcagcactggggtctgcagggacaggagtgaCTGGAGCTACACGGGCAGCGGGTCCTGACCCTCCTGCGGGCGGGAGCCAAGTGCCAGGCAAATGCCATCAGGCTCCGTTGGAGCGGGTTCAAAATCCACTGCACAGCAGCGATTCCCCgagcccaggcagtgccacttgTGCCAGCCATGTGGGAGATGTGGAAGCCAATGCTCCTGTGTGTCAGGGAGAGAACCATCCAGTGCGGCGTGTGAAGAGAcagcggggagctgagcagctccctggggtcAGCGTCCCTCTGCGCCGCTCCCTGCGCTGCTCTGCCAGACGCAGGCCCCAGGCAGGCTCAACAG ATGACAGCAGCAGAGGATGCAGCAGTCCCATGGGTTCACAGGGTGCTGCTGCCCTTGGGCTCCCTGCTGTGGACACTTGTGGCTCCCTCTTCTCCTTCCGCAGCCTCCAGTGGCTGGTCCCTAAGCTGGGCATCAGGGACTTCCACTTACCAAATGAGGAATTTGGAGTACTGAAACTGGAGAAATTAAAGCCTTCCCCTGTGAATGACTTGAAGGATTTTGTGTCTGGGGATGGTGTGGCTCCAGAGGACACACCAGATGCACAAAtgaagccaaaagaaaaaagtctcaGAAGTAATTTGCTTTTGCCTTCCAAAACTGGATTGCCTGAACTCCCTTGCACGGAAAGCCTGACTTCCAAGAAGGAGCTTTCCACCCATGAATTGCTATTTACTCCCATGGGGACTGTCCTAGCTGAGGTTTCCACTCACCCTGATATTTCCTCATCTATTTTGCCTTTTGTGGGTGCAACCCCAGGTGTTTTACCTTCATTGCACACTGAGGTGTTCCCTGACACACCTTCTGTACCTGCCTTGCCAGTGACCTCAGCTtcccccagaggagcagctgccctggtcCTGGGGGATGTGACACACAgagaccctgctgtgccactgCACCCTGACAGCTGCGCCGCAGGGGCTGCCAGAAACCAGGAGGAGCAAGGGACAACATTGCCTTCAGCAGCTGAAAGAGGTCCTGAGAAGGAATCTGATGAGACTGTGTCCTTGGAGAAGCATCAGCAGCCAGAGAACAAAGAGCAGGAATCCTGCAGAGCTTCACCTGAACAG AGAAGAGATGTAGCAGAGCCGCTGACTCCAGTGCTGCCGGATGGCCCCAGAGAAGAGAGCCTGCAGTTTGTGTCGGAGCTAAAG GACCCGTCGTGCTCGGTGGACGTGAGTGCCGTGTGGTGGGCAGCAGCTGGCGGCAGGGAGCTGCGGGTGGTCACTGCCTCCGAGAGCGCCGTGTCCCTCTGGGAGCCACGGGCACCCTGCTGCTGGGCAAGGGTGCACACCTGGCGCCTGCCAGAG ATTCCTGTAATCCAGATTGTTCCTCTGCCAGACACCTGTAACCTTGTGTGTGTAgcactgggagagctggagatTGGAGAAATAAG GCTCTTGCTTTATTCCTCTGAGACTGACTCATTCAAGCACTCCCTAGTGAAAACTGGAAATATAAAAGCAGTTGTTGGGCTAAAGGACTGGAGGctggtgagcagcagcaggaccatGCAGGAGCAGCAAGTAGAGATGGTTTCTCTGTCAGAGACAGGGGG GAGCAAGGACAGGCAGACTCTGATGCCCCCTGAAGAAACTGTTACGGCCTTTGCTGAAGTAGAAGGGATGAGGGAGGCCTTGGTGGGCACCACTGCAGGGAACAGCATTGTGGTTTG GAATCTGAAAACGGGTCAGCTCCTGAGGAACATGCACGTTGGTTATTCCTACCCAGCTTTCATCTGCCATCGAGCCTATTCTGACTCC GGccttttgtttgttgttttaagCCATCCTCACGCCAAAGAGAGCGAGTCCTGTGGAAGCCCAGCGTTCCGAGTGGTGGCCTTCAACCCGCGCACGGGCCGGAGTGCGGGGGTGATGTTCTCCTgcgtcccgcccggcccggcaGGCAG gtACCTGGAGGGTGACGTGTGGGACACCGCGGGAGCCGCCGTGCTGACGTCGGGCGCGGTGGCCGTGTGGGACCTGCTGCGGGGCCGCTGCACGGCCGTGCTGCCCCCGGGCCCTGCGGGACACTGGGCGCTGGCCCGCTGGGCCGCCGGCGGGGCCGTGCTGCTGGCCGGGCGCCGCGACGGGACCGTGCAGCTGTACCGGTACCAGCCGCCGCAGCCGGGAGCCGCCTGA
- the PALB2 gene encoding partner and localizer of BRCA2 isoform X1 has translation MAAPPGRARSAPLPPRHLRRGRSRPVAMEAPRAALSGADREKLREKLALLRREYSETVTRLRRARRAERARSHGRRERSPPGGSDGEPGAPGPQCSDPACSRDNTSPSADRGEPSQLQTKTCCDADTEKTTSVTVKHVPELSSDEVSPQDSPRAESFQNSQEHVCCGIIRPVPVEKEPQTSRGMMKLRRRTKALESKERELVHDVHLISAGEVMKNQTTSAEELQSPVFRHSSISYTEEPAQRAAGAVLVQGEGNSFTPDAASGLVQDVFESSVIAGEPELSPHALRDSRDIWQPESLGAVATPDRHEPCSQHGDSVLLDPRGDGGEESPSIIKQPEGQSLCEDQGQLRGLLDLMSENEILPDSRNNTITEESKTHEGHQSDTNTLNSCPADKALDAAEELLESRQLEIEPRLSRADQALAPEGTLSSCTVVEGLLFPVEYYVRTTRRMSSCQRKVDLDAVILGQLGRSKKGQRSKCKQKDANPNQSLQERNGDLEPGAGPFPFLGVENDQANSSSSQKSLPASSSSSTSLESISQQSIASTRQEQRQSQRKQKGRRKSACKAPMHPVSQELIESQDPTMANESSTLLSNENQSEKKNCDASLERSSSDERRLSDAAALGSAGTGVTGATRAAGPDPPAGGSQVPGKCHQAPLERVQNPLHSSDSPSPGSATCASHVGDVEANAPVCQGENHPVRRVKRQRGAEQLPGVSVPLRRSLRCSARRRPQAGSTDDSSRGCSSPMGSQGAAALGLPAVDTCGSLFSFRSLQWLVPKLGIRDFHLPNEEFGVLKLEKLKPSPVNDLKDFVSGDGVAPEDTPDAQMKPKEKSLRSNLLLPSKTGLPELPCTESLTSKKELSTHELLFTPMGTVLAEVSTHPDISSSILPFVGATPGVLPSLHTEVFPDTPSVPALPVTSASPRGAAALVLGDVTHRDPAVPLHPDSCAAGAARNQEEQGTTLPSAAERGPEKESDETVSLEKHQQPENKEQESCRASPEQRRDVAEPLTPVLPDGPREESLQFVSELKDPSCSVDVSAVWWAAAGGRELRVVTASESAVSLWEPRAPCCWARVHTWRLPEIPVIQIVPLPDTCNLVCVALGELEIGEIRLLLYSSETDSFKHSLVKTGNIKAVVGLKDWRLVSSSRTMQEQQVEMVSLSETGGSKDRQTLMPPEETVTAFAEVEGMREALVGTTAGNSIVVWNLKTGQLLRNMHVGYSYPAFICHRAYSDSGLLFVVLSHPHAKESESCGSPAFRVVAFNPRTGRSAGVMFSCVPPGPAGRYLEGDVWDTAGAAVLTSGAVAVWDLLRGRCTAVLPPGPAGHWALARWAAGGAVLLAGRRDGTVQLYRYQPPQPGAA, from the exons ATggccgccccgcccggccgcgcCCGCTCCGCGCCGCTTCCGCCGCGTCACCTCCgccgcggccgctcccgcccggtTGCCATGGAGGCCCCGCGGGCGGCGCTGAGCGGCGCCGACAGGGAGAAG CTGCGGGAGAAGCTGGCGCTGCTGAGGCGGGAGTACAGCGAGACCGTCACCCGGCTGCGG CGGGCGCGGCGAGCCGAGCGAGCCAGGAGCCACGgccggcgggagcggagccCCCCGGGTGGGAGCGACGGAGAACCGGGAGCCCCAG GTCCGCAGTGCTCCGATCCTGCCT GTTCTAGAGATAACACATCTCCTAGTGCTGACAGAGGTGAGCCCTCTCAGTTACAGACTAAAACCTGCTGTGATGCTGACACGGAGAAGACAACATCTGTCACAGTTAAGCATGTTCCAGAACTCTCCAGTGATGAAGTTAGCCCACAGGACAGCCCTCGGGCAGAAAGCTTTCAGAACAGCCAGGAACACGTGTGCTGTGGGATCATCAGGCCTGTCCCTGTGGAGAAAGAGCCTCAAACCTCCCGAGGCATGATGAAGCTGCGGAGACGGACGAAGGCTCTGGAATCAAAGGAAAGGGAATTGGTGCATGATGTGCATCTAATCAGTGCTGGTGAAGTGATGAAAAATCAAACTACCAGTGCAGAGGAGCTTCAGTCACCAGTGTTCAGGCACAGCAGCATCTCGTACACTGAGGAACCTGCTCAAAGGGCAGCTGGGGCAGTGCTTGTGCAGGGAGAAGGAAATAGTTTCACTCCTGATGCAGCATCAGGGCTTGTACAGGATGTGTTTGAGAGCAGCGTCATTGCAGGAGAGCCTGAGCTGTCCCCACATGCgctgagggacagcagggacatctGGCAGCCCGAGTCCTTGGGGGCTGTGGCCACACCTGACAGACATGAGCCGTGTTCACAGCATGGAGACTCTGTTTTACTTGACCCCAGAGGTGATGGCGGAGAAGAATCCCCCAGTATAATAAAACAGCCAGAGGGTCAGAGTCTGTGTGAAGATCAGGGACAATTACGTGGGCTCCTGGATTTAAtgtcagaaaatgaaatattgcctGACAGCAGAAATAACACCATAACCGAGGAGAGCAAAACCCATGAAGGACATCAAAGTGACACCAATACATTAAATTCCTGTCCTGCAGATAAAGCTCTGGACGCTGCTGAAGAACTGCTGGAGAGTCGACAGCTTGAAATTGAGCCCAGGCTGTCTCGTGCTGACCAGGCGTTGGCTCCCGAGGGCACGCTGAGCTCTTGCACAGTGGTTGAAGGGCTGCTCTTCCCCGTCGAGTACTACGTCCGGACAACTCGCCGCATGTCCAGTTGCCAGAGGAAGGTGGACCTGGATGCTGTAATCCTcggccagctgggcaggagcaagAAAGGTCAGCGGAGTAAATGCAAGCAGAAAGATGCAAACCCCAATCAGTCCTTGCAAGAGAGAAACGGTGATCTGGAGCCCGGGGCTGGgcccttcccttttcttgggGTAGAAAACGATCAAGCAAACTCAAGTAGTTCTCAGAAATCTCTTCCTgcatccagcagcagcagcacttctcTTGAATCCATTTCTCAGCAAAGCATCGCTAGCACAAGGCAAGAGCAGAGACAATCCCAGAGGAAacagaagggaagaagaaagtcTGCCTGCAAAGCCCCCATGCATCCAGTGTCACAAGAGCTTATAGAGAGTCAGGATCCCACAATGGCCAATGAAAGCAGTACTCTGCTGTCAAATGAGAACCagagtgaaaagaaaaactgtgaTGCTAGCCTTGAAAGGTCATCCTCAGATGAGAGGAGGTTGTctgatgctgcagcactggggtctgcagggacaggagtgaCTGGAGCTACACGGGCAGCGGGTCCTGACCCTCCTGCGGGCGGGAGCCAAGTGCCAGGCAAATGCCATCAGGCTCCGTTGGAGCGGGTTCAAAATCCACTGCACAGCAGCGATTCCCCgagcccaggcagtgccacttgTGCCAGCCATGTGGGAGATGTGGAAGCCAATGCTCCTGTGTGTCAGGGAGAGAACCATCCAGTGCGGCGTGTGAAGAGAcagcggggagctgagcagctccctggggtcAGCGTCCCTCTGCGCCGCTCCCTGCGCTGCTCTGCCAGACGCAGGCCCCAGGCAGGCTCAACAG ATGACAGCAGCAGAGGATGCAGCAGTCCCATGGGTTCACAGGGTGCTGCTGCCCTTGGGCTCCCTGCTGTGGACACTTGTGGCTCCCTCTTCTCCTTCCGCAGCCTCCAGTGGCTGGTCCCTAAGCTGGGCATCAGGGACTTCCACTTACCAAATGAGGAATTTGGAGTACTGAAACTGGAGAAATTAAAGCCTTCCCCTGTGAATGACTTGAAGGATTTTGTGTCTGGGGATGGTGTGGCTCCAGAGGACACACCAGATGCACAAAtgaagccaaaagaaaaaagtctcaGAAGTAATTTGCTTTTGCCTTCCAAAACTGGATTGCCTGAACTCCCTTGCACGGAAAGCCTGACTTCCAAGAAGGAGCTTTCCACCCATGAATTGCTATTTACTCCCATGGGGACTGTCCTAGCTGAGGTTTCCACTCACCCTGATATTTCCTCATCTATTTTGCCTTTTGTGGGTGCAACCCCAGGTGTTTTACCTTCATTGCACACTGAGGTGTTCCCTGACACACCTTCTGTACCTGCCTTGCCAGTGACCTCAGCTtcccccagaggagcagctgccctggtcCTGGGGGATGTGACACACAgagaccctgctgtgccactgCACCCTGACAGCTGCGCCGCAGGGGCTGCCAGAAACCAGGAGGAGCAAGGGACAACATTGCCTTCAGCAGCTGAAAGAGGTCCTGAGAAGGAATCTGATGAGACTGTGTCCTTGGAGAAGCATCAGCAGCCAGAGAACAAAGAGCAGGAATCCTGCAGAGCTTCACCTGAACAG AGAAGAGATGTAGCAGAGCCGCTGACTCCAGTGCTGCCGGATGGCCCCAGAGAAGAGAGCCTGCAGTTTGTGTCGGAGCTAAAG GACCCGTCGTGCTCGGTGGACGTGAGTGCCGTGTGGTGGGCAGCAGCTGGCGGCAGGGAGCTGCGGGTGGTCACTGCCTCCGAGAGCGCCGTGTCCCTCTGGGAGCCACGGGCACCCTGCTGCTGGGCAAGGGTGCACACCTGGCGCCTGCCAGAG ATTCCTGTAATCCAGATTGTTCCTCTGCCAGACACCTGTAACCTTGTGTGTGTAgcactgggagagctggagatTGGAGAAATAAG GCTCTTGCTTTATTCCTCTGAGACTGACTCATTCAAGCACTCCCTAGTGAAAACTGGAAATATAAAAGCAGTTGTTGGGCTAAAGGACTGGAGGctggtgagcagcagcaggaccatGCAGGAGCAGCAAGTAGAGATGGTTTCTCTGTCAGAGACAGGGGG GAGCAAGGACAGGCAGACTCTGATGCCCCCTGAAGAAACTGTTACGGCCTTTGCTGAAGTAGAAGGGATGAGGGAGGCCTTGGTGGGCACCACTGCAGGGAACAGCATTGTGGTTTG GAATCTGAAAACGGGTCAGCTCCTGAGGAACATGCACGTTGGTTATTCCTACCCAGCTTTCATCTGCCATCGAGCCTATTCTGACTCC GGccttttgtttgttgttttaagCCATCCTCACGCCAAAGAGAGCGAGTCCTGTGGAAGCCCAGCGTTCCGAGTGGTGGCCTTCAACCCGCGCACGGGCCGGAGTGCGGGGGTGATGTTCTCCTgcgtcccgcccggcccggcaGGCAG gtACCTGGAGGGTGACGTGTGGGACACCGCGGGAGCCGCCGTGCTGACGTCGGGCGCGGTGGCCGTGTGGGACCTGCTGCGGGGCCGCTGCACGGCCGTGCTGCCCCCGGGCCCTGCGGGACACTGGGCGCTGGCCCGCTGGGCCGCCGGCGGGGCCGTGCTGCTGGCCGGGCGCCGCGACGGGACCGTGCAGCTGTACCGGTACCAGCCGCCGCAGCCGGGAGCCGCCTGA